Proteins co-encoded in one Chitinophagales bacterium genomic window:
- a CDS encoding N-acetyl sugar amidotransferase, with product MSEKQYQICTNCVMDTTDSEIKFNSEGICNHCIDFKEVRSKNWFPNAEGEQKLAAIYANLKQENKSKDYDCILGLSGGVDSSYLALKLFDAGIRPLVVHVDGGWNSELAVQNIESIINYCGWHLHTIVIDWEEMRDLQLAYMKSGISNQDVPQDHAFFASLYHFATKFNVNTVISGGNISTECIFPESWHWSAMDADNLHAIHKKFGKLKLKKYKTIGFWSLYFYYPFIKKMKTLRPLNFMSYIKSEALIELKERIGYKEYAKKHGESVFTKFFQNYYLPMKYGFDKRRPHLSSMIVTGQITREYALIELEKPLYDEKELQFDKEYVAKKLGISNQEFEAILNMPKHSYKDFANMESKYQFVKKVQNFVSNLLGRKISNYS from the coding sequence ATGAGCGAGAAACAATATCAAATATGCACAAATTGTGTAATGGATACGACAGATTCCGAGATAAAGTTTAACTCAGAAGGGATTTGCAATCATTGTATTGATTTTAAAGAAGTTAGATCTAAAAATTGGTTCCCAAATGCCGAAGGTGAACAAAAGTTAGCTGCTATTTATGCTAACCTAAAACAAGAAAATAAATCTAAGGACTATGATTGTATTTTAGGCTTGAGTGGCGGCGTAGATAGTTCTTATTTAGCTCTAAAATTATTTGATGCAGGCATTCGCCCTTTAGTTGTGCATGTTGATGGCGGCTGGAATAGTGAGTTAGCTGTCCAAAATATTGAGAGTATCATCAATTATTGTGGCTGGCACTTACATACAATTGTGATAGACTGGGAGGAGATGAGAGATTTACAATTAGCATATATGAAATCAGGTATATCCAATCAAGATGTACCTCAAGATCATGCTTTTTTTGCTTCACTATATCATTTCGCTACCAAATTTAATGTAAATACTGTTATCAGTGGGGGTAATATTTCGACAGAATGTATTTTCCCAGAATCATGGCATTGGAGTGCTATGGATGCAGATAATTTACATGCTATACATAAGAAGTTTGGCAAACTTAAATTGAAAAAATACAAGACAATTGGATTTTGGAGTCTGTATTTCTATTATCCATTTATTAAAAAGATGAAAACCTTGCGACCATTGAATTTTATGTCATATATAAAATCAGAAGCGCTAATTGAATTGAAGGAAAGAATCGGATATAAGGAGTATGCGAAGAAACACGGAGAATCTGTATTCACTAAGTTTTTCCAAAATTATTATTTGCCAATGAAATATGGTTTTGATAAAAGACGACCGCATCTTTCCAGTATGATAGTCACGGGTCAAATAACACGCGAATACGCTCTAATTGAGTTAGAAAAACCTCTTTATGATGAGAAAGAATTGCAATTTGACAAAGAATATGTAGCTAAAAAACTTGGTATTTCGAATCAGGAGTTTGAAGCCATATTAAATATGCCGAAACACAGCTATAAAGACTTTGCTAACATGGAGTCCAAATATCAATTTGTGAAAAAAGTTCAGAATTTTGTTTCTAATCTTTTAGGAAGAAAAATCTCTAATTACTCTTAA
- a CDS encoding oligosaccharide repeat unit polymerase has product MTLVGYFIVRKKFDINIHVKIESEKVYKLLIYTFLILCYINFLYIVMKFAGGNIFVYFQNIAIRQYEFTLGGGSTIFYNLGYIAIYLWQFLDKKQKSSRWLFLINLLAIFAIKYSTGRIVQTLFFLISVIALEYFLRYDFYKKYTRKIMFSFTIFGTFAFLMYFYRMYSSVVFINQANTDFVGFVTEKFEYTEFTQSLIEKGNIPNIPILMKIIDSWENEMGFLYGKSLIQWIFNFIPFSKSGLLPPSEIIKEVWYPHIEGGALPPTGYGEMYANFGIWGIVIGMFLFGIIMASTYNLLRKYNNMWYLLIYVNLSVFFFSVYPKGEFDNMSLYLFLPYIFTYICIRIFNQLFSRNIKAT; this is encoded by the coding sequence ATGACTCTCGTAGGCTATTTTATTGTGAGAAAAAAATTTGATATCAATATTCATGTGAAAATTGAATCGGAAAAAGTTTATAAGTTACTCATTTATACATTTCTTATTCTTTGCTATATAAATTTTTTATACATTGTAATGAAGTTTGCTGGCGGTAATATTTTTGTTTATTTTCAGAATATTGCTATTAGACAATATGAGTTTACATTAGGCGGTGGTAGTACTATTTTCTATAATCTGGGGTATATAGCTATTTATTTATGGCAATTTTTAGACAAAAAACAAAAAAGTTCTAGATGGTTGTTTCTGATTAATTTGTTAGCCATATTTGCTATTAAATATAGTACCGGCAGAATTGTACAAACTTTGTTTTTTCTAATTTCAGTTATAGCTTTGGAATACTTTTTAAGATATGATTTTTATAAAAAGTATACAAGAAAAATTATGTTTTCATTTACAATCTTTGGAACTTTTGCCTTTTTAATGTATTTTTATCGTATGTATAGCAGTGTGGTATTCATTAATCAGGCAAATACAGACTTTGTAGGATTTGTTACTGAGAAATTTGAATATACTGAATTTACTCAGTCTTTAATAGAAAAGGGTAATATTCCCAATATTCCAATTTTGATGAAAATTATTGATAGTTGGGAAAATGAAATGGGTTTCCTCTATGGGAAATCATTAATCCAATGGATTTTTAATTTTATTCCTTTTTCTAAGTCTGGTCTACTACCGCCTTCAGAAATAATAAAAGAAGTTTGGTATCCACATATAGAAGGCGGGGCTTTGCCCCCTACTGGTTATGGTGAAATGTATGCTAATTTTGGAATTTGGGGCATAGTAATTGGTATGTTTTTATTCGGAATAATTATGGCATCTACCTACAATTTGTTAAGAAAGTATAATAATATGTGGTATCTACTCATATACGTAAACCTTTCAGTTTTCTTCTTTTCTGTGTATCCAAAAGGAGAATTTGATAATATGTCTCTGTATTTGTTTCTTCCATATATTTTTACCTACATTTGCATACGAATATTCAATCAGCTATTCTCAAGAAACATCAAAGCTACATGA
- a CDS encoding TDP-N-acetylfucosamine:lipid II N-acetylfucosaminyltransferase — MIIHFITGGDIYSYNYINYVKRNFDVSQNKFFVYKNKNYNENYTTDYPNLEYYNKEIQFSIKKFKEIHKANKIVLHQLNIPLVVLFWVIFYPFIYNKLMWVIWGADLYDYYEKKVRLKDYLIEYLRSYFIRRVKYISCYIEGDYYLCRKIYGSKAKYFKSCYPKTIDEKIISYAHDNQIENQNTTILIGNSADKRNNHIDILNKLQRFKDENVRLLLILSYGGTKDYVEKVKNHALNLFGSKAVCILDYMSFETYAELLTKTNICIFGHKRQQGLGTINLMLAMKKKVFLNSFITPFVYFNNIGIKIYETDKIDIYSFAELIDISENDLAENQSKILEDLSLVKTNKYWEAILEKDWD; from the coding sequence GTGATTATTCATTTTATAACAGGAGGTGACATATACTCCTATAATTATATCAACTACGTTAAAAGGAACTTTGATGTTTCTCAAAATAAGTTTTTCGTTTATAAAAATAAAAACTACAATGAGAATTATACAACAGATTACCCAAATCTAGAATATTATAATAAGGAAATTCAATTTTCAATCAAGAAGTTTAAAGAGATACATAAAGCTAATAAAATTGTATTACATCAGCTAAATATACCTTTGGTAGTATTGTTTTGGGTCATTTTTTATCCATTTATTTATAACAAACTTATGTGGGTAATTTGGGGAGCAGACTTGTATGACTATTACGAAAAGAAAGTTAGGTTGAAGGATTATTTAATTGAGTATTTGAGAAGTTACTTTATACGAAGAGTTAAATATATTTCCTGCTACATTGAAGGAGATTACTATTTATGTAGAAAAATTTATGGTTCTAAGGCAAAGTACTTTAAATCATGTTATCCAAAGACTATTGATGAAAAAATTATTAGTTATGCGCATGATAACCAAATTGAAAATCAAAACACAACAATACTTATTGGAAACTCTGCAGATAAAAGAAACAATCATATAGATATTCTAAATAAACTCCAGCGATTCAAAGATGAAAATGTAAGATTATTATTGATACTATCTTATGGTGGAACAAAAGATTATGTTGAAAAAGTTAAAAATCATGCCTTAAATTTATTCGGCTCAAAGGCTGTTTGCATATTGGATTATATGAGTTTTGAGACATACGCAGAATTACTTACAAAGACTAATATTTGTATCTTTGGGCACAAAAGACAGCAAGGCTTAGGAACTATTAATCTAATGCTAGCGATGAAGAAAAAAGTTTTTTTAAATTCTTTTATTACCCCTTTTGTATATTTTAATAACATTGGAATAAAAATCTATGAAACTGATAAAATAGATATTTACAGCTTTGCTGAGTTGATAGATATTTCAGAAAATGATCTAGCTGAGAATCAATCTAAAATTTTAGAAGATCTGAGCTTGGTTAAAACGAATAAGTATTGGGAAGCTATATTGGAAAAAGATTGGGACTAA
- a CDS encoding acetyltransferase codes for MLIAGAKGFAKEVMESYIQDHTEAEVVFFDDVSLDIDSYMFNKFPILRSKVELKDYFSNISNEYTLGLGSPVSRKKLSDIIDEIGGKLVSTISSKSHLGQFGIEIKEGCNLMQGVIITSNVKIGRGVLVNINSTIGHDSIIEDFVEICPGVNISGNCHIGMQTFIGTNATILPGIKIGANVTIGAGSLVTKDIPDNTMAYGIPAKPISK; via the coding sequence ATGCTAATTGCTGGAGCTAAAGGATTTGCAAAGGAAGTCATGGAATCATATATCCAAGATCATACAGAAGCAGAGGTTGTCTTTTTTGATGATGTGAGTCTAGATATTGACTCCTATATGTTCAATAAGTTTCCAATCTTACGTTCAAAAGTTGAACTCAAAGATTATTTTTCAAACATCTCTAACGAATATACCTTAGGTCTTGGTTCACCAGTAAGTAGGAAAAAATTGTCTGATATAATAGATGAAATTGGTGGTAAGTTAGTCTCTACAATCAGTAGTAAGTCACATTTGGGCCAATTTGGAATTGAAATTAAGGAGGGTTGTAATTTAATGCAAGGTGTAATAATTACATCGAATGTAAAAATTGGTAGAGGAGTTTTGGTTAATATTAATTCTACTATAGGACACGATTCAATTATTGAAGATTTTGTAGAAATCTGTCCGGGTGTTAATATATCTGGTAACTGCCACATTGGTATGCAAACTTTTATAGGTACGAATGCTACTATATTGCCAGGAATTAAAATCGGTGCTAATGTAACAATCGGTGCAGGGTCTTTGGTAACAAAGGATATTCCTGATAATACTATGGCATATGGCATTCCGGCTAAACCAATTAGTAAATAG
- a CDS encoding DegT/DnrJ/EryC1/StrS family aminotransferase, producing the protein MQTEDIRINVTKTFLPSIDTYSNILKRAWDNVWLTNRGELVLELEEKLKEHLGLDNILIMNNGTIPIQIALKLLAKNGEVITTPFSYVATSSSIIWENCTPVFVDIEEDTWTIDPEKIEAAITPKTTCILATHVFGNPCDLEYIEKIAEKHNLKVIYDAAHCFGVKYKGKSVFSYGDVSTCSFHATKIFHTGEGGAAFCPDPELRKKVYYSHNFGHDGPLNFHGLGINGKISELQAAMGLAVFPHMKEIYETRKFAVEFYNAHIDSERFVKMKIREHTDWNYSYYPILFKDEADMLAAQERFNTKSIYPRRYFYPSLNTIPYIKGQIMPISENIASKILCLPLYAGMSESDLNKIVNTINN; encoded by the coding sequence ATGCAAACTGAGGATATCCGTATTAATGTAACGAAGACATTTCTTCCATCAATAGATACCTATTCAAATATTTTAAAACGAGCTTGGGACAATGTATGGCTTACAAATAGAGGTGAGTTGGTTCTTGAATTGGAGGAAAAGTTGAAGGAACATCTAGGACTGGATAACATCCTTATTATGAACAATGGAACCATTCCTATTCAAATAGCACTTAAACTATTGGCGAAAAATGGAGAAGTCATCACTACCCCTTTTAGCTATGTAGCTACCTCATCTTCCATAATATGGGAGAATTGCACACCAGTTTTTGTGGATATAGAGGAGGATACTTGGACTATTGATCCAGAAAAAATTGAGGCAGCTATTACTCCTAAGACAACATGTATTTTAGCGACTCATGTTTTTGGGAATCCATGTGATTTAGAATATATAGAAAAGATAGCCGAGAAGCATAATCTGAAAGTCATTTATGATGCTGCACATTGTTTCGGTGTTAAGTATAAGGGTAAGAGTGTTTTTTCATACGGAGATGTGAGTACATGTAGTTTTCATGCCACTAAAATTTTTCATACAGGAGAAGGTGGAGCAGCTTTCTGTCCAGACCCTGAGTTAAGAAAAAAAGTATATTATAGTCACAATTTTGGACATGATGGACCTTTAAATTTTCATGGCTTAGGTATCAATGGTAAGATTAGTGAACTTCAAGCAGCAATGGGATTGGCTGTTTTCCCCCATATGAAGGAGATATATGAGACAAGAAAATTCGCAGTGGAGTTTTATAATGCTCATATCGATTCTGAACGATTCGTAAAAATGAAAATAAGGGAACATACCGATTGGAATTATAGCTATTATCCTATACTGTTTAAGGATGAGGCAGATATGCTGGCTGCACAAGAAAGGTTTAATACAAAATCGATATACCCTAGACGTTACTTTTACCCATCATTAAACACAATCCCTTATATAAAGGGACAAATTATGCCAATTTCTGAAAATATAGCCTCAAAAATTTTATGTCTCCCTCTATATGCTGGTATGTCAGAGAGTGACTTGAATAAAATTGTAAATACTATTAATAATTAA
- a CDS encoding oligosaccharide flippase family protein — MKASFYKNFLILFSGTTISQIIPFAAAFVISRIYTNEEFGFYGLFITIAGILAVFGTLKYEVALLISDTEEKSLHIMQTVLLIATTFTFLLFVSIAILIYMGLLTLPYFMLPLVVFAVAMYTSIDRFYNRYSHYKSMSFLRISKSTSESIYNVLGSLSLFRPFNLIIGFSGGYLLGIVFFSISQYHFVKKIIIGFSIYNVKKVMKEYKDFAVYSFPHTLLNTVSTSIPILLIPYYFDKTTLGLYMFGFKYIQAPLSLISGSIYNVFGQELKDCMTERTARIHAFSSLTKKLMILAILMVPFLLTAPFFFTLFFGENWTVSGKYIQILTPWIIANFVLSAISNIPILFEKQRQALILEIVYSIVKLLPFVLFAGVFGFDINEVLIVYVIFTTFVLVYGFYWNRKLIYGNH; from the coding sequence ATGAAAGCATCTTTTTATAAAAACTTCTTAATTCTTTTTTCCGGAACTACTATTTCCCAGATTATTCCTTTTGCTGCAGCTTTTGTCATTTCGAGAATCTATACCAATGAGGAGTTTGGATTTTATGGTTTATTTATAACGATTGCAGGAATTTTAGCAGTGTTCGGCACCTTAAAGTATGAAGTTGCCCTATTAATTTCTGATACAGAAGAAAAATCCCTACATATTATGCAAACTGTACTGCTAATTGCAACAACCTTTACGTTCTTGCTTTTTGTTAGCATAGCAATACTTATATATATGGGATTATTGACTTTACCATATTTCATGTTGCCCTTAGTAGTGTTTGCTGTAGCTATGTATACATCAATCGATAGATTTTATAATAGATATAGTCATTACAAGTCTATGTCATTTCTTCGAATAAGTAAATCTACTTCCGAGTCAATTTACAACGTATTAGGCAGTCTTAGCTTGTTCCGACCTTTTAATTTAATAATTGGTTTTAGTGGAGGATATTTATTAGGTATTGTTTTTTTTTCAATTTCGCAATATCATTTTGTAAAAAAAATAATAATAGGCTTTTCTATTTATAATGTTAAGAAAGTAATGAAAGAATATAAAGATTTCGCCGTATATTCTTTTCCTCATACTCTTTTAAATACAGTTTCCACAAGTATTCCCATACTTTTAATACCATATTATTTTGATAAAACTACTTTAGGACTTTACATGTTTGGGTTCAAATATATTCAAGCGCCTTTGAGCCTAATATCTGGCTCTATCTATAATGTATTTGGTCAAGAATTAAAAGACTGCATGACAGAAAGAACTGCAAGAATTCATGCATTTTCTAGTTTGACTAAGAAATTAATGATTCTAGCGATACTTATGGTTCCTTTTCTATTGACAGCACCATTTTTCTTTACATTATTTTTCGGAGAAAACTGGACTGTTTCTGGGAAGTATATTCAAATTTTAACTCCATGGATTATTGCTAACTTTGTGTTATCAGCTATATCTAATATCCCAATTTTATTCGAAAAGCAGCGACAAGCCTTAATTTTAGAAATAGTTTATTCTATTGTTAAGCTTTTGCCCTTTGTTCTTTTTGCAGGAGTCTTTGGTTTTGATATAAATGAGGTGCTAATAGTCTACGTTATTTTTACTACATTTGTTTTGGTCTATGGTTTTTATTGGAATAGAAAGTTAATTTATGGCAATCACTAA